One segment of Sinorhizobium sp. BG8 DNA contains the following:
- a CDS encoding pirin family protein: protein MSLRPVKHESIARPTMEGAGVKLHRVFGFGDPSMTDPFLMMDDFRNDDPKDYIRGFPWHPHRGIETITYVLAGTVEHGDSLGNRGLMGAGDVQWMTAGSGILHQEMPKGDFAGRMHGFQLWANLPSSLKMTSPRYQDIKAADIPVVVDDDGTAVRIISGSFWGKSGPVDGIAAEPVYLDVSVPPGQKKTLPIDAYRSAFAYIFAGSGTFRDASKPFGVKVEKEFAGEELNIRDLSGDRTLVVFDTGDHITVQAGEKGIRFLLVTGKPIQEPVAWHGPIVMNTREELQQAMRELQNGTFIKPAH, encoded by the coding sequence ATGTCGCTCAGACCCGTAAAGCACGAGAGTATTGCCCGCCCCACCATGGAAGGCGCCGGCGTGAAGCTGCACCGCGTCTTCGGCTTCGGGGATCCCTCGATGACCGATCCTTTTCTCATGATGGACGATTTCCGCAACGACGATCCCAAGGATTACATCCGGGGCTTCCCGTGGCATCCTCATCGCGGCATCGAAACGATCACCTACGTGCTTGCAGGAACCGTCGAGCACGGCGACAGTCTTGGCAATCGGGGCCTGATGGGGGCCGGCGACGTGCAGTGGATGACGGCGGGGAGCGGTATTCTCCATCAGGAGATGCCCAAGGGAGATTTCGCAGGCCGCATGCACGGCTTCCAGCTCTGGGCCAACCTGCCGTCGTCGCTCAAGATGACGTCACCGCGCTACCAGGACATCAAAGCGGCCGATATTCCGGTCGTGGTCGATGACGACGGCACCGCTGTCCGCATCATCAGCGGCAGTTTCTGGGGCAAGTCCGGGCCGGTCGACGGGATTGCGGCAGAACCAGTCTATCTCGATGTCTCCGTTCCTCCCGGGCAGAAGAAGACACTGCCGATCGATGCTTATCGGTCAGCATTCGCTTACATATTTGCCGGATCCGGCACCTTCCGCGATGCTTCCAAGCCGTTTGGCGTGAAAGTCGAGAAGGAGTTCGCCGGCGAAGAACTCAATATCCGTGACCTCTCGGGCGACCGGACCCTGGTCGTGTTCGATACCGGAGACCACATCACGGTCCAGGCCGGCGAGAAGGGTATCCGCTTCCTTCTCGTGACAGGCAAGCCTATCCAGGAGCCGGTCGCCTGGCATGGGCCGATCGTGATGAACACGCGGGAGGAGCTGCAGCAGGCCATGCGCGAGCTGCAGAATGGAACGTTCATCAAACCCGCGCACTGA
- a CDS encoding class II glutamine amidotransferase: MCRWAAYRGEPLYLEEIVSSPAHSLIEQSHCATRAKTATNGDGFGIAWYGDHPHPGRYRDILPAWSDCNLKSLARQIRSPLFLAHVRAATGGGTRRDNCHPFVHDVWSFMHNGQISDFEHLRRPLETMLDNDLYAARTGATDSELLFLLALQFGLDRDPLGAVAETVAFVERLAGHLERRVLVRFTAAFSNGRKLYAVRYATDFRAPTLYAAPMGGRGGYCLVSEPLNDDSEAWVEIPDGCAVVLDEDGVDVCLFSPAGRPAEAIEKLALAL; encoded by the coding sequence ATGTGCCGCTGGGCAGCCTACCGCGGAGAACCGCTCTACCTCGAAGAAATTGTTTCCTCGCCTGCACATTCCCTCATCGAACAGTCCCATTGCGCCACGCGCGCAAAGACGGCGACGAACGGCGATGGCTTCGGCATCGCCTGGTATGGTGACCACCCCCACCCGGGGCGCTACCGTGACATCCTGCCGGCCTGGTCGGACTGCAATCTGAAGAGTCTCGCCCGCCAGATCAGATCACCGCTCTTCCTCGCCCACGTGCGCGCCGCCACCGGAGGCGGTACCCGGCGGGACAATTGTCATCCCTTCGTCCACGATGTCTGGTCGTTCATGCACAACGGCCAGATTTCGGATTTCGAGCATCTGCGCCGGCCTCTCGAAACCATGCTGGACAACGACCTCTATGCTGCGCGGACCGGTGCCACCGACTCCGAATTGCTGTTCCTGCTCGCACTGCAGTTCGGGCTCGACCGCGACCCGCTGGGGGCGGTTGCCGAGACGGTTGCCTTTGTGGAACGTCTGGCGGGCCACCTCGAGCGCAGGGTCCTCGTGCGCTTCACCGCCGCATTCTCGAACGGGCGGAAACTCTATGCCGTCCGCTATGCAACCGATTTCCGGGCACCCACGCTTTACGCTGCCCCGATGGGTGGCCGCGGCGGCTACTGCCTCGTATCGGAACCCCTCAACGATGATAGCGAGGCCTGGGTGGAAATCCCTGATGGCTGCGCAGTGGTTCTTGATGAGGACGGCGTGGATGTTTGCCTGTTCTCACCGGCCGGGCGTCCCGCCGAGGCGATCGAGAAGCTGGCACTGGCGCTCTAG
- the coaBC gene encoding bifunctional phosphopantothenoylcysteine decarboxylase/phosphopantothenate--cysteine ligase CoaBC, translated as MSVAGKRILLIISGGIAAYKSLDLIRRLRERGAAVRPVMTAGAQQFVTPLAVGALAADRVYTDVFSREDEQDVGHIRLARECDLVIVAPATADLMAKMANGLADDLASTILLATDRPVLVAPAMNPKMWAHPATRRNVETLRADHIRFIGPNSGEMAESGEAGAGRMAEPLEIVARAETLLDDQPKPLAGRKAIVTSGPTHEPIDPVRYIANRSSGRQGHAIAAALAKLGADVALVTGPVTIPDPEGVTVVRVERAEEMLNAVLAELPADIAVMVAAVADWRVASEASEKVKKQADGVPPALQLAENPDILKTIGHHALRPKLVIGFAAETQNVEENGRAKLQRKGADFIVANDVSPATGIMGGPRNSVRIISAGGTEQWPELAKEEVAERLAALIAERTTEPAARKPR; from the coding sequence ATGTCCGTAGCCGGCAAACGTATTCTCCTCATCATCTCGGGCGGCATCGCGGCCTACAAGAGCCTTGACCTGATCCGCCGCCTTCGCGAGCGCGGGGCAGCCGTGCGTCCGGTCATGACCGCGGGTGCGCAGCAATTCGTGACGCCACTTGCCGTGGGCGCGCTCGCAGCCGATCGCGTCTATACGGACGTGTTCTCGCGCGAGGACGAGCAAGACGTCGGCCACATCCGGCTGGCGCGGGAGTGCGACCTGGTGATCGTCGCGCCGGCCACCGCCGACCTCATGGCGAAGATGGCGAACGGACTTGCGGACGACCTCGCCTCGACCATTCTGCTCGCCACCGATCGTCCGGTCTTGGTCGCTCCGGCGATGAACCCGAAGATGTGGGCGCATCCTGCAACCCGGAGAAACGTCGAGACGCTTCGCGCCGACCACATCCGGTTCATCGGCCCGAACAGCGGCGAGATGGCCGAGAGCGGAGAGGCAGGAGCCGGACGCATGGCCGAGCCGCTGGAGATCGTGGCACGCGCTGAAACCCTGCTCGACGACCAACCGAAACCACTCGCCGGGAGAAAGGCGATTGTGACGTCGGGCCCGACGCACGAGCCCATAGATCCCGTCCGCTACATAGCCAACCGCTCATCCGGCCGTCAGGGGCATGCGATAGCCGCAGCTCTCGCAAAGCTCGGCGCAGACGTTGCGCTGGTCACCGGTCCGGTGACCATTCCCGATCCCGAAGGCGTCACCGTCGTGCGGGTCGAGCGCGCGGAGGAAATGTTGAACGCCGTGCTCGCCGAACTTCCCGCCGACATTGCTGTCATGGTGGCGGCCGTCGCGGACTGGCGCGTCGCCTCCGAGGCATCCGAAAAGGTGAAGAAACAGGCCGACGGCGTGCCCCCGGCCCTCCAGCTTGCGGAGAACCCGGACATCCTCAAGACGATTGGCCATCATGCGCTGCGGCCGAAGCTCGTGATCGGTTTTGCCGCGGAAACCCAGAATGTGGAGGAGAACGGGCGCGCCAAGCTTCAGCGCAAGGGCGCCGACTTCATCGTCGCAAACGATGTCTCTCCAGCGACCGGCATCATGGGAGGCCCCAGAAACAGCGTCAGGATCATTTCGGCCGGCGGCACCGAACAGTGGCCCGAACTCGCCAAGGAAGAGGTGGCGGAACGTCTGGCGGCGCTGATTGCGGAGCGCACGACGGAGCCAGCGGCGAGGAAGCCCCGCTGA
- a CDS encoding potassium channel family protein, whose protein sequence is MDEPHPDTRRQPLVDALRRRLRQLYFGGDASAVQFQIAMLLIDVAVILFFLAGPYLRKGPSYVVIDFAVAAVIAFELAARALIAPNLRYWLTRPLTWVDFIILATLLFPNQLSNFAFLRVLRIWAISQSKLVTLFLRRRGYQAYEDVIQACVNFVVFLFVVTGFVYSNFFYADEGAAGFVDALYFTVATVTTTGFGDITLPGTLGKLTSIVTMIIGISLFVRLAQAIVRPYKVTYSCPECGLGRHDADAVHCKACGHILNIPDEGS, encoded by the coding sequence ATGGACGAGCCGCATCCAGACACACGGAGACAGCCTTTGGTCGACGCGCTTCGGCGTCGTCTCAGACAGCTTTACTTCGGCGGGGATGCATCAGCCGTCCAGTTCCAGATCGCGATGCTCTTGATCGACGTGGCGGTCATCCTGTTCTTCCTCGCCGGGCCCTACCTGCGCAAGGGCCCCTCCTACGTGGTGATCGACTTTGCCGTTGCAGCCGTCATTGCGTTCGAACTGGCGGCTCGCGCGCTGATCGCCCCCAACCTTCGCTACTGGCTAACGCGCCCGCTCACGTGGGTCGACTTCATCATCCTCGCAACACTGCTCTTTCCGAACCAGCTCTCGAACTTCGCCTTTCTTCGCGTGCTCAGGATCTGGGCCATCAGCCAGAGCAAGCTGGTCACCCTGTTCCTGCGGCGCCGGGGCTACCAGGCCTACGAGGACGTGATACAGGCCTGCGTAAACTTCGTGGTCTTCCTCTTCGTGGTGACCGGCTTCGTCTACAGCAACTTCTTCTACGCGGACGAAGGGGCCGCCGGCTTCGTGGACGCCCTCTATTTCACAGTCGCGACCGTGACCACCACAGGCTTTGGCGACATTACGCTGCCGGGGACGCTCGGAAAGCTGACCTCGATCGTGACGATGATCATCGGCATCTCGCTTTTCGTGCGCCTCGCCCAGGCGATCGTCCGCCCCTACAAGGTGACCTATTCCTGCCCGGAGTGCGGTCTTGGCCGGCACGATGCCGACGCAGTGCATTGCAAGGCCTGCGGACACATTCTCAACATTCCGGACGAGGGTTCGTGA
- a CDS encoding TonB-dependent receptor, with product MSEYSWDLIRNFSFDPLEFSSDGDAARLYANVTWDVSNDLQFEGGAYATWIDNGDVSRKVDPRIGVAWAPIENHWLRAYYRQDTQMPTNYTLSPISTVGLAPLDLSLFIGGQTETAAVRWDAEWSERFFTAVEYQHQTFDGVAMEIPGLLGYFDTITGKIDRFSISANYWIGGGLGAFGTMSWNDSEDTTPVTGGDFGVPLIPDYVGQVGFTYVSEARWKATVAQTFVGPRVGAKIGAEIDDYNTTDIAFGWKSDSGHLEAGLQLLNAFDNDFEVAYGIPGPGRTILGTIRAKF from the coding sequence GTGTCCGAGTATTCGTGGGACCTCATCCGGAATTTCAGCTTCGATCCTCTGGAGTTTTCGAGCGACGGCGACGCGGCCCGCCTCTATGCGAACGTGACCTGGGATGTTTCGAACGACCTCCAGTTCGAGGGGGGAGCCTACGCGACCTGGATCGACAACGGCGACGTCTCTCGCAAGGTCGATCCTCGCATTGGGGTCGCCTGGGCGCCGATCGAGAACCACTGGCTGCGTGCCTACTATCGCCAGGACACGCAGATGCCGACGAACTACACGTTGTCCCCGATCTCTACCGTCGGCCTTGCGCCGCTCGACCTTTCCCTCTTCATCGGCGGCCAGACGGAGACCGCAGCGGTGCGGTGGGATGCGGAGTGGAGCGAGAGGTTTTTCACGGCCGTCGAGTACCAGCACCAGACGTTCGACGGCGTAGCCATGGAAATCCCGGGTCTGCTCGGATACTTCGACACGATCACGGGCAAGATCGACCGGTTCAGCATCAGCGCCAACTACTGGATCGGCGGCGGGCTCGGGGCATTCGGCACGATGAGCTGGAACGACAGCGAGGATACCACCCCCGTCACGGGAGGTGACTTCGGCGTTCCGCTGATCCCCGACTATGTGGGGCAGGTCGGCTTCACCTACGTCAGCGAGGCGCGCTGGAAGGCAACCGTCGCCCAGACCTTCGTGGGACCCCGCGTCGGTGCAAAAATCGGCGCCGAGATCGACGACTACAACACCACAGACATCGCATTCGGGTGGAAATCCGACAGCGGCCATCTTGAAGCGGGGCTCCAGCTCCTCAATGCCTTCGACAACGACTTCGAGGTGGCATACGGCATTCCGGGTCCCGGCCGCACGATCCTCGGCACGATCAGGGCCAAGTTCTGA